One Ranitomeya variabilis isolate aRanVar5 chromosome 4, aRanVar5.hap1, whole genome shotgun sequence genomic window, AAACCCTGAAGAGATTAAAAGTAGTATCATGCTCACTCTTCGGAAGGTGCCGGCAGTCTGAACTTCACAGCACAGAGAATATGATGCCGCAAAACGACAGCAAAgccactttaaaaaaataaaaaataactggaGGTTTCATGAAGTGACTTCGCCTTGAAAAACTCTGTGGCTGCAATGGCATCTAAAAGACgctgtgtgcatatagccttaaaagAACCTGAAAAGGAGGAATAGATGCACATCGAGTCGTTATTGCTCATGTTCTTATTTAATGCTTGGCATTCTGCATCAATAACAAAAATTGGGTTATGCTCTATAAACTGCCTGAAAAAgacgacgtgtgcacataccgttaTGAACTTACCTTATTATGTCTGATGGCTGCCATTCTGATTGACCCTGGTGTGCAATATGGTCTATTCACAACTGATGTGGAAATGACGGTGCTTCACAAACAATACTTTTTGGGCAAACTGGGCTACCGTAGCTCTTCTGTAGTATCAAACCAGGTGGGCCCCACTCACCTACTGAGGATCGGGAGCCCATAACCATATCTTAGCTGTCCTTCTTTATGTAGGTAATAACTACGAATAATCAAAACCGTGGAAGTTTGGGTTTCGGTACAtgaccgaactttagtccaaagttcgattcagataccagaactgtacccaaaccccattgaaattaatggagacctgaactttgaagctaggggaaaaaaaaaatttcaatctcTCTGTCATGTAACTACCACGTTTCCCCTttgtagcctttttttttttttttaaatgaatagcATATACATTCTTGCCATGTAACAAATACAATCAGATGCATGTAGGGTAAATAAATATTTGTTTAGGATTCCACTTTATTACATAAAGGACAGCGGTGAACCACGACTGTACTTTATTTGAATACAAAGTTTTTCTCTTCTGTTGGGGCTTTATCAGGATCTCCGCCATATTCCAAGTACAGATTGTTGTAAGGATATTGTTTGGGAGCCTGGAAGGGAAGACACAAGTAAAAGATGAGCAATTAATAATAAATATTTAAAAGTGGACATTCAAAGTCTTATGAGGTTTTAAGGGAAAGAACCAAACCAaagtgtgacctgcataataatgtgatatttcagtttttctttttttttttttttttattaaatttgcaaacattactacatttctgttttttttcagtcaagatgggatgcagagtgtacattaatgtgaagaaaaaaaaataatttaccaaatggctgcaatgaaacaatgagtgAAATAATGAGTGAAAaacgtaaaggggtctgaatactttctgtacccactgtatatcacactgcactcgggtgatagagtgcagtgcaatgtttcactcgcacccatagatttgtatgggtGCGAGTTAGCTGAGTCTCGCTGCCACTCACAGCAATCTGCAATTATTCTCTCTTGCCGAATCGGCatcagaaaataatcacagatgtgatctccccgtagagtaacactgggccgagtgctatacgatgttgtatcacatagcactcagccgtgTTATACGGTAGACTCCGGCCTATCTCATACGTACCCTCTggtcccagctcagaaaccggtgaatcctcgCAGAGCGAAGTGCGTGCACTGGGGGGCGGGGaatttataagtctgcagtcacacagtgtgaCTTAGGTTACTGTCACACAGtgtcacttttgtcgctacgacggtacgatctgtgacgttccagcgatatccatacgatatcgctgtgtctgacacgcagcagcgatcagggaccctgctgagaatcgtacatcgtagcagatcgtttggaacattctttcgtcgctggatctcccgctgtcatcgctgggtcgttgtgtgtgacagcgatccagcgatgcgttcgcttgtaaccagggtaaacatcgggtaactaagcgcagggccgcgcttagtaacccgatgtttactgtggttaccagcgtaaacgtaaaaaaaaaaaaacaaacagtacatacttacattccggtgtctgtcccccggcgttctgcttctctgcactgtgagcgccggctggccggaaagcgagcacagcgttgacatcaccgctgtgctttccggctggcgcagacacagtggagagaagcagaacgccgggggacagacaccggaatgtaagtatgtactgtttggttttttttttacttttttttacgctggtaaccacggtaaacatcgggttactaagcgcggccctgcgcttagtaacccgatgtttaccctggttacccggggacttcggcatcgttggtcgctggagagctgactgtgtgacagctccccagcgaccacacaaccacttaccaacgatcacggccaggtcgtatcgctggtcgtgatcgttggtaaatcgtatagtgtgacagtacccttactgatctggtctggacaaccccctttaaattGGATGTAATAATCCCAAAagtcaatattaaccctttaaCTGAAATCCACAACATGGTATTTTCTTCTATATGTAGATTGCATTTTTTAAAACCCCATCTACATGTATTGTTCTATAATTTGGGGTTTGCTACATCAGAGGCCTTATTTTACTtgcttacatagcgccattaattccacagtgctttatacACATCACTGtcgccattggggctcacaatcaatattccctatcagtatgtctttgggatgtGGGAGCAAACCAGAGCAGCCATAAGAAACCCATATACatataaactctttgcagatgttgacattggtgggatttgaacccagtgctGCAAAGTGGTTAACCACTGCCCTTAAATTGATGCGATTAGTTGAATTCTACACTATATTACATTTATACTGTATACTGATTGCACATAGTCTTGCTGGCTATAAAATACTTACAACAGGCGAGTATGAGGGAAACACGTGACCGATGTAGAACAAGGCAGACATTGTGACCAGGAATATAACCAACACTTTAACCATGGTATTGAATGGCGCAGGGGTGGGGGATGTATCAACTCTGACACGGATGAACTTGTCAAAGTCCCAGTGCATCTAACAGAAACAGGTAAAAATAGCTTTGTAAAATACAAAAATGCTCCACAAAATATGATATTTAAGTAGATCTGTCATCGCGCTGTATACCGCATACTATGCAAACAGATCCACTGTCTGGTTACAATTTACACATTCATCCCTCAATTAGACACTTACCGCCTCTCCCCAATTTCTCCGAGAAATAGGATTGTCCCATGTGTACCAGGGATCTCTTTCTTCCTGTGATTTATCAGGCAGCATTGGATAATCACCATATCTATAAAAAATAGAACAGTACGTGATGGCTAATAAGTGGCACATACAGTAAAGAAatacattttagaaactagactagATTGTCAGGAGCATATTTAAAAGGATACTTAAAAAAGTATAGCATCCCCTTTATTGTTACCATGGGCACAGCATCACATCTACAAGTGTGATACAGGAGAAGATTCAGAGAATATATGTCTTTCTTAATGTTCCCTGCACAGCCAGATGGTCTGGATCACCAATGTGTCGGGGAAATTTTTAAGGTTACTCAGTACTAAAGAAGCAGTATGGAgccttcattctcaggatcagtgaGGTACCTGAGGCAGGCATACCTAGCGATCGTGGAGTAATGACATACCCTAGCTAGCTAGGAATAACCAACAAAGTCAAAATTAGGGTGGGATGCCCCGATGTATTCTGCAGTTCTTCTGCAAAGCAACCGGGCTAAATAGACAGATAAAAAAGCAAAATATCACTAGCACGAAAACACAGAAGAGTCTTCTCACCCCATTCCATCATCTGGGAAAGGCTTGTAGTCCTCTAATAACATGTTATACTTCTTGGCCGCAGCCGCCCTCTCGGCTTCAGTCTTCGGGTAAGGTCCAGGTAAGAGGTGCTTTGGAAGGTCGGATGCTGGAAAATACATGAAATTCATCAACTCAAAATAGCAGACAGTGGTTCACGTGTGCTTCCGTAGGTTCACCTTGCGTTAGGGCGATAAGTTAAAAGGATCCGTTActaagcggcactaacgctatgtaacggatccaTTAACGCACCCATTGTCATCCATAATCGTAACGCATCCTatcgcatgtcaaaatcggcatgcgttagcgataatCCGTTACTTTGTGACACACCCTCGAACCCGGTCTACCGCGTTGTCTGGTacgttaggtctaacgcacagcgaaCGGACGTGTTCACTGTGCATAGACCTCCATTGCTGACGCAATGGTACCATGCGTTAGCACACTCATAGAGAAAAAGATTTTGAGCATCAGCGTTAGCGCATCCGTTTAATGGATAcgttaaacggatggcactaacgcaatgtgaacctagccttaagacCCTAAATTATGAAGAGCACAAACATAACAGACCTGTCATGTCACTTTCCATAAGGAAAAAACTTACCTCTTAGATCCAAGTCtaagcctctcacacagccaaatcaaatctcatactttgcactgacgaggggcagtaccccgaaacaccgtgtctgcaaacagattctgatttggcttttaatcTCAGTCATTTGACAAGTCTCATTAAAGGGTCGaaagtgacttttaggattgctgcttctaaTAGATAGGTAGAGGAGTTAAACTCCAGCGCtatctgaagaggtaatttgcatactgTGTTAATACAGTTACAGACTGCCGCACTCTCCGGGATCCAGCACTGTTCTGCTTCACTTTTCAGTGTCTTCACAATTACAACTAGCCGGCTCCCATATGCTCTGTGTGTGAGCcacaagtctcttttacaatgaaagcctattGGGCCTCGCTCTGACACTCCATAGGCTTACACTGCAAAATCTAGAGCAAAGCGTGACCCGGGAAGTCTGCAGATCGGTGACAGCACTGGTAAGAGAAGAACGGTGCTGGATCCTGGAGAGAGCAGCAGTAGGTGGGTAGATTAACCCTTCATGACATGTGTCGTACAGCACATGTCGTgtttccccctttgatgtgggctccgctgagcccacatctttcctgccacatgtcagctgttttgaacacctgACGTCAAACTACCAAAAATCGACCCATCGGTGACCTctgtcacgtgatcacgggtcatcGATGGGACAGCATGacgaccagaggtctcctgcagaactctatggttgtcaatggtggtggtcagcactcatagcacgtcagcaattctgctacatgacggtgatctgatcatcgcctgtatgtagcagagccgatcaggttatggcagcttctagtctcccatggagactattggaaCATGCCAAAAAGGTAAACAAAATAATGTTTTTAAATATACTATTAataaattttttcaaaaatatataaaagttcaactcACACCCCgttcgccacattcaaaataaaaaaaaaaacatacacgtttggtattgccgcatacagaatcgcccgatcattatgaaaaaaagaattaacctgatcgctaaacggcgtaataagaagaaaatacaaaatgccagaattatgtttttttggtcgctgcaacattgtattaaaatgcaataatgggagatcaaaagatcatatctgcaccaatatggtatcaataaaaacatcagctcagcgcccaaaaaataagccctcacccaaccccagatcacgaaaaatggagacgctacgggtatcagaaaatggcgcaattttttttttgttaacaaactttggatttttttttcaccacttaaaagaacctagacatgtttggtgtctatgaactcgtaatgacctggagaaccataatggccggtcagttttagcatttggtgaccaTGGTAAGAAAACAAAATCTCAAAAACAGTTGTAGAATTATACTTTTGTGCAATTTCACCAtgcttagaattttttttccccctttttgagtacacgatatggtaaaaccaatggtgtcattcaaaagtacaactagtcccgcaaaaaacaagccctcacatggccatattgacggaaaaaaaaaaaaaagttatggctcttggaaggaggggagcgaaaaatgaaaaccgtAAAAGGGCTgcggcgcgaaggggttaatacgCTCACATAAATTGAAATAAATATAGACAGGACGGCTTCTCTAAGAACAGTAAGTTACATAAATACTATATCAGGTGCCCTGCTCTGCAGATATCTCCTCCGACCTATGCTAGACAAAGAAAACTGATAGAAGGGCGCATGGACTGCTGAGCTAACTCACACAGAAGGGGCTGGCTTGGCTACTGTAATGAAGTCAGCCAGCCTCCTCCACACCAACACTGGTCAGCTGACAGTACACTGGAATGTGTCGCACACACGGCAGGGGGCGCCTGCTGAGCCCCACAGATAGGGCCCCTGTATACAATGGTCGCCCACTGCTACACAAGGGGATAGGGGTTAATGACCTAGGCTGGGTTCCTGCCCTGTGCCCCCTACTGCTACACACGGATTACTCCCCAGCAGTGGCGCTGTCACCTACACTGTGAAGGTGACTCGCAGCCCTCGCTGGCATCTCCCACAGGACGATTACTGGATCTTACCACATGTCACCTACCTGCCCGAATACCAGAGCTGTGCAGGAGCCGCCCGGCACAAGCTCCCCGCCCAGCAAGAGATGCAAGGACAGCCCGGCGGGTCACCGCGGCCAGGAACACGGCCCTGAGCGCCGCCATGATTAGACACTCCGCAGCAGCCCAATACGCAGGCGCAGAAAGAACGGAACCCACGGAGGGACCAAAGACCTGTAGTACGGCGGCTCCGTGTGGCCAAAACAAGACTATCGCGCTTCACAATACCTCATATCCAGGCGCGTCTTTATTTCTCGTCTGGAATTCTGTTCTAGATGTgaatattataatattattattccTCTACtgccttttttcagtttttttgtgtgagatagttttctgttttgaCTCTTTTGAGAGAATTAGATATAAATCTGCGAATTTTCTGTAGCTGCGGCCATATTTAGCTGTAATTAAATATATACACAAAGAAAGCAAAAGTATTCCCAGCAAGAGTTACAGACGCCATACATGACACGGACAAAACACCCGCAGAAAGCACCGTGGCTGCCGACTCCTCGTTTGTGGGGGGTTTAAGACCCTTTTCTTTTTTTATCGTGTGTTCGTTTACTttatttgtgccaaattcttcacaATGGCGCATGCAGTTAAAGTTCTTGAGTTTTGCGCAAAAATTGTCTTTTTGTCTTTAACTTTTTGGTAACTTTTTCATGCAAAAAGTCACACGGTTCACTAAAATATTGCCAAATTTAAGCAAAAAATAGTCAACGTCCATAAAATCACTCCAATGAACAAATGTTCAAAATTTCGTAacttttttttcagcgttttttaatgctaattttcagctgctttttccattattattattatttatttatatagcaccattgattccatggtgctgtacatgagacaggattacatcaaaatacagatatcacttacagtaagcaaactaacaatgacagactgatacagaggggcgaggaccctgcccttgcgggcttacattctacaggatacagtaccagcaaagcctatgagatttcagaaatctcatgcacacacattggttttttgtgtcctcaggattttgtgctttgctgctttttttggacatagagcatgtcacttctttcaacgtttttgcagcttttttcaccCACTGGCTTGAATGGGTGTTGGAAAAAGCGCTGCAAAAATACAGGTATCATtacttgctgctttttttgtgcagaaaagtcATGGCCAATAGGAAGTgacctcacagccaagagctttggggtgtggttagtgaggcatCCATAGTGACAGTGAGCTATTGTgaggtagtgatgggcgagcactaaaatgctcaggtactcgacccgagcaacgagcccaatgtaagtctatgggaaacccgagtatttttaccgctatccccccaggggtccttttaatgtctaaaaacacctgaaaattatggaaacactgctaaaatgacatgggaacatcatggggatcgcccctggaagcattcctgactcctaggtcacagctgtaaacaatgttgtcagagtttcacgccatttttacaggtgcaccaaaaaacatacaaaaccaaaacccaaatggattttagtaacatagtaacatagtttttaaggttgaaggaagactttaagtccatctagttcaacccatagcctaacataacatgccctaacatgttgatccagaggaaggcaaaaaaaaaaccatgtggcaaagagtaagctccacattggggaaaaaaattccttcccgactccacatacggcaatcagactagttccctggattaactccctaacaaggaatctagtatatataccctgtaacattatacttttcaagaaaggcatccagtcccctcttaaagggaacctgtcacctgaatttggcgggaccggtactcaggaggacagagaatgaacttcaatccaatattgcggccagcatgcagccagcgggtaaggaaagggtgaatcaaacacccgaaaaccccgcccatatgacccaaaaccggtcccgcctaattaaggtgacaggttccctttaaatttaagtaacgaatcactcattacaacatcatacggcagagagttccatagcctcactgctcttacagtaaagaacccgcgtctgttattatgctgtcacggagagactaggtgggcgagagctaataacccgggcccctgcaatttccccaagactagggaaatactgactggccctctacctgaagtttacactgatggtgtgcatgttcaggcctcgaacctcaccctgcctcctgatacaaccctgagctggaaacctccgccctccacccagtgaatgcaatacaccagtacccacagttagcatggacaaggataaaggaaaatatacatcacgttgcagtcactcaggaatacactataaatgtgcagggcaaaataaacacaaatataggaaggagtaaataagacaagggaaaatacaccaccagcaacgatactccaacgaccagctctccacaccagaccgagataacaaatgcgcaagacagaagctataatcagcgacacccaatgatcaggagaactataaaaaggcaatgggcatggcccagcctccaatccgaggatcaggtaaattaaccccggaacagctagacaaaatctagccgacgccaatgagcaaatagtggtcaaaagcggaactaccgctgtctgtcggatgacctggtctgaacagcgtccgacatgacagaaccccgccttctacgagggaccccagggccctcatggcttataggacccggcttgtccggatgacgacgatgaaaaaacctgatcagccaatccgcatgaatgtctgaggctggtacccaggacctctcctcaggcccataaccacgccagtgtaccaagtactgtaaagtgcggcgcactacacgagagtcaaccaccttggagacttcaaattccaggttaccatccaccaagactggatatggcataggcgccgcgtccacagaacccaccaccctcttcagaagagacctgtggaacacgttgtgtatcttatacaccgtagggagctccagtcggtacgctactgggttaatgacggcggtgaccctaaatggaccaataaaccgtggacccaattaaagggatggaattttgagtcttatgttttttgtggattaccatacccagtcatccacactcaggtccggacctggcacacgcctactgtcagccacacgtttgtacctagcacccacactcagcagacgctgtttaactctcctccagactgacgaaaattgtgctcctaagcggtcctcctccggaacgccggaagaacccctttgactcaaagtacaaaattgaggatgtagcccgtaaacacaaaaaaatggagactccccagatgactcctggcgatgattattgatggcaaactcagccaaaggaagaaaggtagaccactcctactgattatcagagacaaagcagcgcaagtactgttccaaattttggttcatacgctcagtctgaccatttaactgaggatgaaacgccgaagaatgagacaacttgatccccagccatgagcaaaatgctttccaaaattttgccacaaactgagaccccctatcagacacgatgtcagacggaaccccatgaagtctgaccacctcctgcacaaatacctgcgccagagtcttagcgttaggcaacgaaggcaaagacacaaagtgcgacatttttgagaaccgatcaacaa contains:
- the NDUFB8 gene encoding NADH dehydrogenase [ubiquinone] 1 beta subcomplex subunit 8, mitochondrial, yielding MAALRAVFLAAVTRRAVLASLAGRGACAGRLLHSSGIRAASDLPKHLLPGPYPKTEAERAAAAKKYNMLLEDYKPFPDDGMGYGDYPMLPDKSQEERDPWYTWDNPISRRNWGEAMHWDFDKFIRVRVDTSPTPAPFNTMVKVLVIFLVTMSALFYIGHVFPSYSPVAPKQYPYNNLYLEYGGDPDKAPTEEKNFVFK